Genomic window (Stenotrophomonas maltophilia):
CGACCAGCTCCAGCAGCTCGGGGTAGCGGCCAAAGAAGTGCTCGCGTACGTAGGCACCGTTCTGCGACTTGAAGGTCTGGTAGTCGCCGTCCACGCATTCCATCATGCGCTGGCGCAGCAGGCCGCTGTGGTCGCGGGCGAGCAGGTCGTCCCAGCCGCTGCCCCAGATCAGCTTGATCACGTTCCAGCCGGCCGCGCGGAAGGTGCCTTCCAGTTCCTGGATGACCTTGGCGTTGCCGCGCACCGGACCGTCCAGGCGCTGCAGGTTGCAGTTGACCACGAACACGATGTTGTCCAGCCGCTCGCGACCGGCCAGGGAAATTGCCGCCAGCGATTCGGGCTGATCCATCTCGCCGTCGCCGAGGAAGGCCCAGACCTTGCGGCCCTGGTGTTCTTTCAGGCCGCGATACTCGAGGTAACGCATGTAGCGCGCCTGGTAGGCGGCGGTCAGCGGCCCCAGCCCCATCGACACGGTGGGGAACTGCCAGAACTCCGGCATCAGGCGAGGGTGCGGATACGAGGACAGACCTTCGCGGCCCGCTTCGCGGCGGAAGTTGTCCATTCGCGCCGGATCGATGCGGCCTTCCACATAGGCGCGTCCGTAGATGCCTGGCGCTGAATGACCCTGGATGTAGATCATGTCGCCGTCGAAGGTGTCGGTGCGGCCTCGAAAGAAATGATCAAAACCCACATCGTACAGCACTGCCGCCGACTGGTAGGTGGCGATGTGGCCGCCGACGTTGGAATGCTTGCCGGCACGCAGCACCATCACCATCGCATTCCAGCGGATCATCGCGTTCAGGCGGCGCTCGATGGCCAGGTCACCCGGGTAGGCCGGCTGGCGCTCGGGCGGGATGGTGTTGACGTAGGCGGTCCATGCACGGGTATGCAGATCGCCGTGCTGCTGCGCATCCAGCTCGCTCAGCTGGTCGATCAGGTAGTGCGCGCGCGGCCGGCCGCCGGCCTGCATCACCGCCTCCAGCGATTCACGCCACTCCCGCGTTTCCAGCGGGTCGGTATCGAAGGGGATCAGGGCTTGGTTCATGACTGTCTCCAGAGGGCGCCGGTCGGACTTCTGCCTGGGCGACAACACCGGCAGGGCGCACAGCACTGGAGCGGGGTCGCAACGGCGGGGCCGTGACGCGAAGGGCGACCGTGGCGGTCACCGAGAAGACAAGCGTAGGCCCGGCCTCCCGGCTTCGATAGGCGGGCCCGGCTTGGGTCTCTGGCAAGCAAGGGTTGGCACGGCGCGCCGTATCATGGGCGGGCGTGCTGGGTGCGGCCGCTGATCAGGCCGGGGACAGGCCCGGGAAGAACATCGGGATGACCGCCACGCCGATGCCCAGCAGGCACCAGGCCACAACCGGCAGCCAACCTGCGAGCTGCTGGCAGCGTTCCGGCAAGCGGCGTCCTCCGATCCACAGCAGCAGGGTGAGCAGGCCGAGCGCGTAGGCGAGGGCGACGACCATCGGATGCACGTGGATGACCCGGCTGGGTGGCCACATCTGCTGCTGGTAGGCGGTGGTGTGTGCGACCAGCAGCAGGAACAGCAGGCTGCTGAGGGTGTTGATGGCGGTGCGGGCGTTCATTGCGGGGCACTCCTTGTGCCGGCTGCCGGAAACTGCAGGGGCGGCATTCTAGCGGCTGCCTGCCGGCAGTTGAAACGCCACTGTCATCGATGGCCGTCACCCTGCGGGGCTTTCCAGCCTCGGGGTGGTTGGCCGGCCGTGAACAGCGTGAGGATCTGGGAGAAGAGCTATGCGCTGCGGCGACGGCTGCTGCGTGGCTTCTTCCTGCGTCGCGGTTCGGCCAGCGAAGATGCCGAAGACCTGGCGCAGGAGGTTTACCTGCGCCTGCTGCGCAGCACCGGTGAGCATGCCGACGCGGTCGAGAACCCGGAAGCCTACCTGTTCACCGTGGCGGCCAACCTGGCGCGCGAGCACGCGCGCGCGCGTTCGTCGCTGCCGCCGCTGGAAGACGTTGATCTGCTTGCGGAAGTGCTGAAAAGCGAAGAAGACATCGAAGGCGAGTTCGAGCGCGCACAGCGCTGGAACGATATCCGCACCACCATCGCACGACAGCCGGCGACGACGCGGCGGGTGATGGAGCTGCACTACCGCGACGGGTTGGACTGCCCGGCAATCAGCCAGCAGCTGCAGGTGTCGGTGCACATGGTGCGCAAGCACATCGGCAAGGGGCTGGAGGCCTGCAGGAAGGCGCTGGGCGCCAGGGAGCACACATGAACCGGAACGCATCGCCCGTGGCCGACGATACGATCGCCTGCGAGGCCATGGACTGGTTCCTGCGCAATCGCGAGAGCGTGCTGGACGAGGCCGGGCGGATTGCGTTCCTGGACTGGATGAAGCGCTCGCCCGAACACGTGCGCGCCTATATGCACGCCCTCGCGCTGCACCGGCAGGTCGGCG
Coding sequences:
- a CDS encoding RNA polymerase sigma factor, whose translation is MNSVRIWEKSYALRRRLLRGFFLRRGSASEDAEDLAQEVYLRLLRSTGEHADAVENPEAYLFTVAANLAREHARARSSLPPLEDVDLLAEVLKSEEDIEGEFERAQRWNDIRTTIARQPATTRRVMELHYRDGLDCPAISQQLQVSVHMVRKHIGKGLEACRKALGAREHT